GCGTGCCCTTGCCCTGGGCGTAGTCGCGCAGATCCTGCAGCACGGCGTCGAGCTGCGACATCGCCATGCGGGTGCCCTCGACGGCGCCCATCGCGACGATCTGCTCGAGCGCCTCGAGCGAGGCGAAGTGGCTGGTGTTGCGCATGCGCGTGCCGGTGGGGGTGGGTTCGAAGGTGAACTCCATGCGCATCGCGGGCAGGTCGTCGTTGGCGTTGCCCTGCTCGTCGGCGAACCCGTCGAGCACCTCGAAGCGGTGTGGCTGCTCGATGGCGAGGAACTCCCAGTACCCGGATGCCTTCTCACCTCGCGGTCCGTGCATCGTGTAGGTGGCGCAGCCGCCCACCTGGTGGTCCCACGAGGTGAAGGTCGCCGGCCAGCTCGGCGGGCCCCAGAAGCGGCCGAGCTGCTCGGGGTCGCTGTAGACGCCCCAGACGCGCTCGATCGGAGCGGCGAGATCGGCGATCACCGTCATGGTCAGGTTCTCGTGGTCGGTGATGATGTCGGTGACAGGCATGTCAGTCTCCTTTGACGTGGTTTTCGGGGTCTTCCTGGGCCGGTGAGCCTGTCGAACCGCTCGCCAGCAGGTCGTCGAGCCGGGCGATGCGTGCCCGCCACAGCTCTTCGTATCGGGCGAGAAGCGCCCGCGCACGGGCGATCATCTCGGGGTTCGCGCGGACGAGCCGCTCGCGTCCCTCGGCGCGCTTGACGATGAGGCCGGCCTCTTCGAGGACGGCGACATGCTTCTGCACCGCCGCGAACGACATCTCGTAGTCGCTCGCGAGGGTGGAGACGGAATGCTCGCGCTCGATCGTCCGGCGCAGGATGTCACGCCGGGTGGAGATCGCGAGCGCATGGAAAACACGGTCGATCTCCGCTTCGCTGAGTTCTGTTTGTACAACCATTTGGTTGTACGTTAGAACGACCGGAGGCTGCTGTCAAGAACTTTTCTTGCGATCCCGATTCCCAGCCCGTCGATGTCGAAAAGGCCGCCGCCGGAGGCCAGGATGCCGACACCATCCGCAAGTTGGTCACTCACTCGCAGGCCGCGGGGACACTGGAGGGTCACTACTCCGAGTCGATCGCCAGCGTGATCGACCTGAGCGCCCGGCGCGTCGGCGACGTCGTCCGATCCGACCGCGCACCGACGTCCGTCCCCGCGACGGCGACCGTCGCCGAGGTGCAGGCCGTGGCGGCCGAGTCCGGCCACCTGCGCATCCTGGTGGGCGAGGGGCCGTCGTCCCGGGTCGTGCACGTCCGCGACACCCTCTCCGCGCCCGCGCTCACGAGCGCCGATGCCATCGCTCGTGACGCGCTCGTGCTCGCGCCGTCCGCGTCGGCGTACGACGCGCTGGCGCAGATGCGCCGCGATCGCGTGCAGTTGGCGACCGTGGTCGACGAGGGCCGCCTGCTGGGCGTGGTCACCCTCGACGATCTGCTGCAGGAGGTTCTGCCCGCCTGACACGGCTGCGACCGCGCCGCACGCCGTCTTCGGCCCGCCTACCGCTTGCCGAAGATGGCGTGCAGCAGCGGCACTGCCGACGCGCACATCAGCCCGACGCCCCACCCCGATGCGGGCTCGAGCAGCAGCACGCCGCCGATCAGCATCCCGCCGAAGAGCACGGCGGACACCGCGCGATACGCGACCCGGATGATCCGGTCGAGGCGCAGCTCGAGGCTGGAGATGTCGAAGGTCAGCGACCCGGAGTCGAGTCTGTTGAGGACGGAGTCGACGCGGGCCGGCAGGCGCCAGAGCGTGGCGGCGTTCGCCATCGTCTGATCGCGCATGTCCTGCATGAGGTTGCCGCCCTCGTCCCGCAGCAGCTTGGTGGCGTACGGCTCGACCGGCTCCCAGATGTTGAATGCCGAATCGAGCGCGCTGCACATGCCCGACGTGAGCGACACGGCGCGAAGGAGCAGCAGCAGCTTCTCGGGGAACTGCACGGGCAGCGAGCGCACCGTCTCGCCGAACTCCATCCCGAACCTCTGCAGCTCACGCGGGTCGACATCGCGCAGCTCGTTGAAGCCCATGCCGCCGAAGCGTGCGAAGAGCACTGAGAGGGCGCGCTCGAGCTCGACGGTGTTCGTCGAGGGCAGCAGCACGCCGATCTGCTGCGCGGCGACGATCATGCCGTGACTGTCGCGCGCGGCGACGGCGATGACGAGGGTGCGCAGGCCCGCCCGGATGCCGTCCGGCACCTCCGCCATCATCCCGAAGTCGATGAAGGTGAGACGCCAGTCGTCGCCGTCGAGGGGCGTCACGAAGACGTTGCCGGGGTGGGGGTCGGCGTGCACGAACGAGTGGGTGAAGACCTGGTCGAGCATCACCTGGGCGAACACGTGGGCGACGTCGGCGGGGTGGATTCCGGCCGCGCGCAGCGCCGCCGTGTCGCTGATCTTGATCGCAGTGACGTCTTCGAGCGTGAGCACGCGGCGCGTCGAACGCTCCCAGACCACCGCGGGCGCGCCGACTCGGGCATCCGCAGCGAAATCCGACGCGAAGCGCTCGGCGCTGGCCGCCTCGTGCAGGTAGTCGATCTCCTCGTGGCAGGTCGCGGCGAACTCCTCGACGAGCGCGGGTGCGTCGACGCGCGACGACACCGCACGCACGCGCGACGCCCAGCGCGACACCCGGCGCAGCGCCGCGAGATCGACCGCGACGATCTCGTCGATGCCGGGGCGCTGCACCTTGACGATCACGCGCTCGAGACCGGTGTCGGCCGCGTCGGCAGCCGACAGTGTGGCGCGGTGCGCTTGACCGAGGGATGCCGCGGCCACCGGCTCCGGGTCGAACGACGCGAACGCCTGTGCGAGTGGCATCCCGAGTTCCGCTTCGGCGGCGGCACGGATGTCGTCGAACCGCTCGGCGGGAACCTCGTCCTGCAGGTCGGCGAGCTCGGCGGTGATCTCGGGCGGCAGCACGTCGAGACGTGACGACATGAACTGCCCGACCTTGATCATGAGCCCGCCGAGCTCGACGGCGAGCGCGCGGAAGCGTCGAGCGAGCCGCAGCATCCGGGCATCCCGCGTGCGATCGGCTACGCGGCCCAGCCCGAAGCGCGGCAGCACGAGCTCGAACCACCAGATCTGCGCGAACGCGCGTGCCGCGAAGCGCAGGATGCGGCGATAGCGAGCCCGATGCACTGCTGCCGAACCCCCTTCTGGCGCGGTCACCCCTCGGCGAGGATCGCGTACAGCCTACGCCGGGCGTCTTCGAGGATCTCGACGCCCTGCTTCACCTGATCCGGGGTGCCGGTGCGGCCCAGCTGCGCGGCCGCGCTGGCGAGCTCCATGCCCGCCTTGGGAAGGCCGCCGAGAGGGCTCGACCCGCTTCCGCCGCGCTGACCGGCGCCCTCCCAGGGGGCCGGCCTCGCGGCCAGCGCCTCGGATTCGGCGATCCCGGCGTCGGTGAGCGAGTAGGTCTTGCGACCGCCCTGCTCGTCGGCGCTGATGAGACCCTCGTCGGCGAGCAGCTGCAGGGTCGGGTAGACCGAGCCCGCGCTGGGCTTCCACGCCCCGCCCGAGCGCTCGCTGATCTCGCTGATGATCTGGTAGCCGTGCATCGGCCGCTCGGCGAGCAGCGAGATGACCGCCGCGCGCACGTCACCGCGCGCCATGCGCGAGCCGCCGGTGCGCTGCTCGAATCCGCTGCGCAGCTGCTCGACGGCCTCCCACACGCCGGCGAGCGGATTGCCCGCACCGTTGCTCGAGCCGAAGTTGAACCCACTGGAGGGGAACGATCCGTTCATGATGACCTCCTGTTGTTGAACGATGCTTAACGATATGTCGTTGAGTGTCGTTCGGCAAGAGGTTGTTCACCCGATTAAACGCCGTCGGCTCCGGCCCGTTCGGCCGCGAGCTCGGTGAGCTCCGCCGCGGCCTCGTGCAGCGCCCGTACGACCTCGACGACCGTCGCATCGGTGATCCGCGCCGCAGGCCCCGAGACCGACACGGCAGCAGGCTGACCCAGCCCCTGCACCGAGACGGCGATGCAGCGCACGCCGACCTCCTGCTCGCTGTCGTCGGCGGCGAACCCGCGCCTGCGCGCCCGGCGCAGGTCGGTGATGAACGCCTCTTCGTCGGTGATCGTCTGTGGCGTGAAACGCGGCAGGCCGGTGCGGGTGATCAGCGCGCGCACCTGCCGCTCGGGCATGGTCGAGAGCATCGCTTTGCCCACGCCGGTGGAGTGCGGCAGCACGCGGCGGCCGATCTCGGTGAACATGCGCATGCGCTGGCGCGAGGCGACCTGCCCGGCGTACAGCACGAGGTCGCCGTCGAGCACGGCGAAGTTGGCCGTCTCGTGGAATCTGTCTTCGAGCCGGCGCAGCAGCGGCTGCGCGGCATCGGCGAGCGGCGGCACGGCGTGCCTGCCGAGCGAGATCAGGCTCGCGCCGAGCGCGTAGCGGCGGTCTTCGAGCTGGCGCACGTAACCGAGGTGGTACAACGTGCCGAGCAGGCGATGCGCGGTGGGCACCGCGAGTCCGGTGCGAGCGGCGATGGATGCCAGCGACGCCTCCCCTCCGGATGCCGACAGGGCCTCCAGCAGCGAGAACGCACGCGCCACGGACTGCACCATTCCGGCCGGGGCGGTGCCGCTCGATGGGGTGCGGGGCCCTGGGGTTGCAGCTGTTCCCTCCATGAGTTCCATCATATGAAATCGCCGCTCCGAAAGATGCGCCGGTGCCTAATCTGGAACTGCACTTTTGGAGGGGAACGACATGACGACCACGCGCACCGCCCTCATCCCCGACGTGTTCGCCGTGGCCCTGCCCCTGGGCACGGGAGGGCTGCTGACGACGATCGACGGCGGTCTGCCCATCTACTTCGGCGACGAGCACGCCGGTGGCCTCGGGGTCGCCGGCGGCACCCCCGCGCAGGACGCGGAGATCGCCCTGGAGACCCTGCGCCGGATCGGCGCTCGAACAGAAGGAATGGAATTATGACCTCGCACCTCAGTCG
The window above is part of the Microbacterium sp. nov. GSS16 genome. Proteins encoded here:
- a CDS encoding SRPBCC family protein, translating into MPVTDIITDHENLTMTVIADLAAPIERVWGVYSDPEQLGRFWGPPSWPATFTSWDHQVGGCATYTMHGPRGEKASGYWEFLAIEQPHRFEVLDGFADEQGNANDDLPAMRMEFTFEPTPTGTRMRNTSHFASLEALEQIVAMGAVEGTRMAMSQLDAVLQDLRDYAQGKGTRVELLDDTHVRITRLVEGPRELVWRAYTEPELIKRWMLGPDGWAMTECVVGNEPGESFRNSWAPVGDTEGEPFGFEGETLLVDAPRRAVTTERMQGTDGPETLNDLNLYEEDGATLVTVLIEYPDKETRDMILATGMADGMEASYRRLESAVLTV
- a CDS encoding ArsR/SmtB family transcription factor, translated to MVVQTELSEAEIDRVFHALAISTRRDILRRTIEREHSVSTLASDYEMSFAAVQKHVAVLEEAGLIVKRAEGRERLVRANPEMIARARALLARYEELWRARIARLDDLLASGSTGSPAQEDPENHVKGD
- a CDS encoding CBS domain-containing protein, with protein sequence MVTHSQAAGTLEGHYSESIASVIDLSARRVGDVVRSDRAPTSVPATATVAEVQAVAAESGHLRILVGEGPSSRVVHVRDTLSAPALTSADAIARDALVLAPSASAYDALAQMRRDRVQLATVVDEGRLLGVVTLDDLLQEVLPA
- a CDS encoding ABC1 kinase family protein — encoded protein: MHRARYRRILRFAARAFAQIWWFELVLPRFGLGRVADRTRDARMLRLARRFRALAVELGGLMIKVGQFMSSRLDVLPPEITAELADLQDEVPAERFDDIRAAAEAELGMPLAQAFASFDPEPVAAASLGQAHRATLSAADAADTGLERVIVKVQRPGIDEIVAVDLAALRRVSRWASRVRAVSSRVDAPALVEEFAATCHEEIDYLHEAASAERFASDFAADARVGAPAVVWERSTRRVLTLEDVTAIKISDTAALRAAGIHPADVAHVFAQVMLDQVFTHSFVHADPHPGNVFVTPLDGDDWRLTFIDFGMMAEVPDGIRAGLRTLVIAVAARDSHGMIVAAQQIGVLLPSTNTVELERALSVLFARFGGMGFNELRDVDPRELQRFGMEFGETVRSLPVQFPEKLLLLLRAVSLTSGMCSALDSAFNIWEPVEPYATKLLRDEGGNLMQDMRDQTMANAATLWRLPARVDSVLNRLDSGSLTFDISSLELRLDRIIRVAYRAVSAVLFGGMLIGGVLLLEPASGWGVGLMCASAVPLLHAIFGKR
- a CDS encoding PadR family transcriptional regulator, which translates into the protein MNGSFPSSGFNFGSSNGAGNPLAGVWEAVEQLRSGFEQRTGGSRMARGDVRAAVISLLAERPMHGYQIISEISERSGGAWKPSAGSVYPTLQLLADEGLISADEQGGRKTYSLTDAGIAESEALAARPAPWEGAGQRGGSGSSPLGGLPKAGMELASAAAQLGRTGTPDQVKQGVEILEDARRRLYAILAEG
- a CDS encoding IclR family transcriptional regulator; its protein translation is MEGTAATPGPRTPSSGTAPAGMVQSVARAFSLLEALSASGGEASLASIAARTGLAVPTAHRLLGTLYHLGYVRQLEDRRYALGASLISLGRHAVPPLADAAQPLLRRLEDRFHETANFAVLDGDLVLYAGQVASRQRMRMFTEIGRRVLPHSTGVGKAMLSTMPERQVRALITRTGLPRFTPQTITDEEAFITDLRRARRRGFAADDSEQEVGVRCIAVSVQGLGQPAAVSVSGPAARITDATVVEVVRALHEAAAELTELAAERAGADGV
- a CDS encoding heme-binding protein, with product MTTTRTALIPDVFAVALPLGTGGLLTTIDGGLPIYFGDEHAGGLGVAGGTPAQDAEIALETLRRIGARTEGMEL